The Methanosarcina barkeri MS DNA window ATGGACTATGCCAATGTGCTCTTAACAATAGTAGTAGCTCTGTTTTGTCTACTTGTAGCATACATCATGTTTCTAGAGTACAGAAAAGGTCCTCTAAGGATAATAAATAATAGAGAAGTGCTGCACTCAAAATTTTCATCTCAGGGTGAGGCTGATTCCCTTGACATAACCTCGATGCTTACAAGTGCCAGTGCACTCGGAGCTCTTGTTTATTTCCCGTTTGCGAATTTCGCCTTTCTGAATACCTGGATTATAGGAGGGGTTACTTCTCAAGTTCTCTGGGTTCTTCATTATTTAGAGATCCCTGCGTACATGAAAGCCTGGAATATGATATCACTTAATGGGTATACAGTAGAAATCATTCTCGCCTGTACGGCGATTGAAAGTATTGCTCTCTTTATGGGGCTTATAGGTGCAGTGAGAGCTCCCCTTAGTCG harbors:
- the artA gene encoding archaeosortase A, which produces MIESILWLAVGLMVASSVIPRTSRVRKLVGGIGWGVFSIHWSYQPLHYLEIMDYANVLLTIVVALFCLLVAYIMFLEYRKGPLRIINNREVLHSKFSSQGEADSLDITSMLTSASALGALVYFPFANFAFLNTWIIGGVTSQVLWVLHYLEIPAYMKAWNMISLNGYTVEIILACTAIESIALFMGLIGAVRAPLSRLVMAFIVSVPVIYVLNLIRDIFVVVAYGEQWFGADSFIIAHNYIAKAGSGIALFIISYAVLRILPELFGMIDGLWVILSKELKSLLRRPEGD